The following proteins come from a genomic window of Patescibacteria group bacterium:
- a CDS encoding dUTP diphosphatase, with the protein MINLEISRIDPTLPLPTYATPGSVAFDIYAREETAIAPAKLALIPSNLIVRVPEGYVLLLASRSSTPLKKGLLTPHGIGIVDQDFCGPTDEMKVQVYNFTAAEVVIKRGERIAQALVLPVAKCDLVEVEMTGASRGGYGSTGS; encoded by the coding sequence ATGATCAACCTCGAGATCAGCCGGATCGACCCGACGCTGCCGCTGCCGACCTACGCCACGCCCGGCTCGGTCGCTTTCGATATCTACGCCCGCGAGGAGACGGCCATCGCCCCAGCCAAGCTGGCGCTCATCCCGTCGAACCTGATCGTGCGCGTGCCAGAGGGCTATGTCCTGCTGCTGGCGTCGCGCTCTTCCACTCCCCTGAAGAAAGGCCTGCTCACGCCGCACGGCATCGGCATCGTGGACCAGGATTTCTGCGGCCCGACGGACGAGATGAAAGTGCAGGTCTACAACTTCACCGCCGCCGAAGTCGTCATCAAGCGCGGCGAGCGGATCGCCCAGGCCCTGGTGCTGCCGGTTGCGAAATGCGATCTCGTCGAGGTCGAGATGACCGGCGCGAGCCGCGGCGGTTACGGCAGTACGGGAAGCTAG
- the rplK gene encoding 50S ribosomal protein L11, which yields MAKKVKTVIKLQIPAGKANPAPPVGPALGQHGLNIAEFCQKFNAATSKLGGDITPVVITVYEDRTYSFILKTPPASELIKKAAGITKGSGKPLTEKVGKITKAQAKEIAEKKMPDLNTTDIEAAIRIIEGTARQMGVEIAG from the coding sequence ATGGCCAAGAAGGTCAAGACAGTGATCAAACTGCAGATCCCGGCAGGCAAGGCCAATCCGGCTCCGCCAGTCGGCCCGGCGCTCGGCCAGCACGGCCTGAACATCGCCGAATTCTGCCAGAAATTCAACGCGGCGACGTCCAAACTCGGCGGCGACATCACCCCGGTCGTCATCACCGTTTACGAAGACCGGACCTACTCGTTCATCCTCAAGACCCCGCCGGCTTCCGAGCTGATCAAGAAAGCCGCCGGCATCACCAAGGGTTCCGGCAAGCCGCTGACCGAGAAGGTCGGCAAGATCACCAAGGCTCAGGCCAAAGAGATCGCCGAGAAGAAGATGCCCGACCTCAACACGACCGACATCGAGGCCGCCATCCGCATCATCGAAGGCACGGCCCGCCAGATGGGCGTGGAGATCGCCGGCTGA
- the gmk gene encoding guanylate kinase, whose product MSKKVYLVISGPSGSGKTTVAEALLKADASLTRLVTNTSRSPRPGEVDGRDYHFLSREEFIARRDQGEFFEWAETYGNFYGSSRRELEKLWRDHRVVLGILDIVGVRAVRAAIPECVTVYVTPGSLDELRGRLEARPGSTPEDVARRFGKAQEEMASAGREFDHRVVNADGKLDEAVAELRRIIDASA is encoded by the coding sequence ATGTCCAAGAAAGTCTATCTGGTGATTTCCGGGCCTTCGGGTTCGGGCAAGACGACGGTGGCCGAAGCGCTGCTCAAAGCTGACGCGTCTTTGACGCGGCTCGTGACCAACACTTCGCGCTCGCCGCGTCCCGGCGAGGTCGACGGCCGCGATTATCATTTCCTGTCGCGCGAGGAGTTCATCGCCCGCCGCGATCAGGGTGAGTTCTTCGAGTGGGCCGAGACCTACGGCAATTTCTACGGGTCTTCGCGCCGCGAACTCGAGAAATTGTGGCGCGATCATCGGGTGGTTTTGGGCATCCTGGATATCGTGGGCGTCCGCGCGGTCAGAGCGGCCATTCCCGAGTGCGTGACGGTCTATGTCACGCCGGGGTCGCTCGATGAGTTGCGTGGCCGACTCGAAGCCCGCCCCGGCTCCACGCCGGAGGATGTGGCCCGGCGTTTCGGCAAGGCTCAGGAAGAGATGGCCTCCGCCGGGCGCGAGTTCGACCATCGGGTCGTGAACGCCGACGGCAAGCTCGACGAAGCGGTCGCTGAACTGCGCCGCATCATCGACGCGAGCGCGTGA
- the rplA gene encoding 50S ribosomal protein L1 gives MPHGKRYKAQLASFDAKKTYAPEEAIEIAKKTSTVKFDASVEVHIHLGIDPKKGEQQVRATVALPHGTGKTKKVAAFVMSPEKEREAKEAGADPVGGEELIAKIASSGKIDFDIAVATPDMMPKLAKVAKILGPKGLMPSPKNETVTANIKKAVEELRRGKVAFKADDTANVHQIIGKVSFTKEQLTENFNAIMDAIRRAKPATAKGTYVQSVTVTSTMGPGVKVSV, from the coding sequence ATGCCGCACGGCAAACGCTACAAGGCGCAGCTCGCGAGCTTCGACGCCAAGAAGACCTACGCTCCGGAAGAAGCGATCGAGATCGCCAAGAAGACCTCGACCGTCAAATTCGACGCCTCCGTCGAAGTCCACATCCACCTCGGCATCGACCCCAAGAAGGGCGAGCAGCAGGTCCGCGCCACGGTCGCCCTGCCCCATGGCACCGGCAAGACCAAGAAAGTGGCCGCTTTCGTCATGAGCCCGGAGAAGGAACGCGAAGCCAAGGAAGCCGGCGCCGACCCGGTCGGCGGCGAGGAACTGATCGCCAAGATCGCCTCCTCCGGCAAGATCGACTTCGACATCGCCGTCGCGACGCCGGACATGATGCCGAAACTCGCCAAGGTGGCCAAGATCCTCGGCCCCAAAGGCCTCATGCCGAGCCCGAAGAACGAGACGGTCACCGCCAACATCAAGAAGGCCGTCGAAGAGCTCCGCCGCGGCAAGGTCGCTTTCAAGGCTGATGATACCGCCAACGTCCACCAGATCATCGGCAAAGTTTCCTTCACCAAGGAGCAGCTGACCGAGAATTTCAACGCCATCATGGACGCCATCCGCCGGGCCAAGCCGGCCACGGCCAAAGGCACCTACGTCCAGTCGGTCACGGTCACCTCGACCATGGGCCCGGGCGTCAAAGTGTCGGTCTGA
- the dcd gene encoding dCTP deaminase: MILSDRDIKKYLEQGKISIAPFAPECVQPASVDLHLDRAFLIFDTVNHHIIDVRQPVDNLMRRVEIDEDRPFILHPGEFALGATYEEVGVGDDVVGRLEGKSSLGRLGIIIHATAGYLDPGNRLKLTLELSNIGSLPVKLFYKMPIAQMSFSPLSTACENPYGSKKLGSKYFGAREPQASQMWKNFGANIVAGEAKAAKPSQKPRTSRGKK; encoded by the coding sequence ATGATCCTGTCGGATCGGGACATCAAAAAATACCTGGAACAAGGCAAAATTTCGATCGCGCCTTTCGCGCCGGAATGCGTCCAGCCGGCGTCGGTTGATCTGCACCTGGACCGCGCTTTCCTGATCTTCGACACGGTCAACCACCACATCATCGACGTCCGCCAACCGGTCGACAACCTGATGCGGCGCGTGGAAATCGACGAGGACCGGCCTTTCATCCTGCATCCGGGCGAATTCGCGCTGGGCGCGACCTATGAAGAGGTCGGCGTCGGCGACGATGTCGTCGGCCGGCTCGAAGGCAAGAGCTCGCTCGGCCGCCTCGGCATCATCATCCACGCCACGGCCGGTTATCTCGATCCCGGCAACCGCCTCAAGCTGACGCTCGAACTCTCGAACATCGGCAGCCTGCCGGTCAAGCTGTTCTATAAGATGCCGATCGCCCAGATGTCCTTCTCGCCGCTGTCTACGGCCTGCGAAAATCCCTACGGTTCGAAAAAACTCGGCTCGAAATATTTCGGCGCCCGCGAACCGCAGGCTTCCCAGATGTGGAAGAATTTCGGCGCCAACATCGTGGCCGGCGAAGCCAAGGCGGCCAAGCCGTCCCAGAAACCGCGGACCAGCCGCGGCAAAAAATGA
- a CDS encoding DUF2779 domain-containing protein, protein LNGRIFDPIHIVQDGEYVDAGFHGSASIKKVLPVLAPDLSYKELAIREGETAAASWAILTDPAVPERERRELRRAMLEYCALDTLAMVRILEYFRGIAA, encoded by the coding sequence AGCTGAACGGGCGGATCTTCGACCCGATCCACATCGTCCAGGACGGCGAATACGTCGACGCCGGTTTTCACGGCAGCGCTTCCATCAAGAAAGTCCTGCCCGTGCTCGCTCCCGACCTTTCCTACAAAGAGCTGGCCATCCGGGAAGGGGAGACTGCGGCCGCGAGCTGGGCCATCCTCACGGATCCGGCCGTCCCGGAACGCGAGCGCCGCGAGCTGCGCCGGGCCATGCTCGAATATTGCGCGCTCGACACTTTGGCCATGGTCCGGATCCTGGAATATTTCCGCGGGATTGCGGCCTGA